The genomic region AATTCCAATCCAACGCCATTACCGCAAGACACCATTGACACAGTAATGGCACAAAATATCTACCGCATGTGTCAAGTATTCACTTTGTCGGTGCTGCTGGTCCGGGAATGGGTAAAGCGGCAAATTATTGCAGCTGTTTAAACCTACGCTAGCACGCGTCTTTATAGAAAGGCCTCACTGTGTGGagttagaaaataaatattgtcCCCCGTTACGGGATATGGATCGAGGCTGGTCGACAGGTGCACCAGGGAAGGTACTCGAACCTGGAGGATTCTTAGTATCCTCGGAAATTCCATCGTTGGCGGGTGTGCGAtttggcaaaataaaaattcttgTGTTACCAGTGATCAGTACAACCCGAGGGAGGCAGGAGAGggatataatattttaaacgaAATCTGTTGAACAAAAGATGTGCCCAAATAGTGAAATTGTTTGCTGCAATACATACATATAAAACAAGTAAGATAAATTCAAAAGTAATTAAGCCAAGCAGAACCAACGATTTCAAACTCTTGGCACCTCTTCACTAAGTTACTCTAACTGAACGTTTTAAACtttcaaagatgaaaaaatagTGTCATACTAACGACCAGTTCCGGTTAATATGATACGTGTCTCATTAATTATCCATCACAtgctataattttttttaccgaCAAATAAACAGCTTGAAACATTTCTTCGCAAATTTCCCGAACACAGAAGGTTCCATCCGGTTCAATCAACTGCAAACCGGTCGCTTCTCGTTTGATCGGGTGCCGACTGAAACAACCGTGTGAAGCTTACAAACACTAATTCATGTCCAAAGTGGCccaaaagttttattttcttttacaaaaaCGGTACGAACAGATCGCACCTTGGCGCGACAATAATTAGCGAAAAAGTGAAAGTGTTTTCAAACGAATTCATCGTGCTaggggaaatattttaaacaattcCGTTAAGTTACTAGGGAACATAAAGAGTatgtaaaaaacattttttttcgaattattTTCGTAAGTGAAAAAGAAGTACTATCGTCATTCACAGCACTTCAGACGGATGTGGACTGATAATTCAAAGGCATGCATCCAACTGCCTGTATTGAGTTATGTGTTGCGATAAAACatgttaaacaaacaactccGTTACACATTACTCCCCATAAGCGTATTAGTTAGCTCCAGAGATGCTGGAAGCACACAATATTTTCGTTGTCTGAGCTGAATCGAACAGCTGATTGGTCTGTTTACAGTATCAATTTTCACCTCCTATTGAGCGCCGGATTCTGGTCCGGTTGGCATGCTTTTCGTGCTAATTCTTACTGCTAAAAATGGACCAATCCCTTCCATCCGTCCGGtccgaaaaacattgaaaacacTACATTGACTACACGACCAACGCGTTATGTGTTCTATGGGTttgcgttgtttgttttcaaagttcCCAAAATGAATCTGTCGGTACCCGAGGGTACCACGGTTTGTTTCAACCTCAGTTCTCCGGACAGGGTTTCATTGATCGGTTGATAGTGTGAACACCGTAGAGCGGGCACAAATTTCAATCTATCGAAATCCTTCCACTTACCAGCGAAAGTTAAGTTGAAAGTAAAACAGATAAAAGTTCAATATAACAACAATCCAGCATGGTGTGGAGCCATCGTTTTCCACTGACGAGCTTCATCGATCGCATGGTGAGTGCGGTTCGGAGGGTGAAAACGGTGCAACCCGATGCAACCGACAGCAAAACCGACCACATTGTGCATCCGAAACCAACAGAAGCCCATACGACCACGTTGCCGAAGGTGGCCATCTTTACCGTCGAAGGCGAACCGACCGAACAGGAATGGACTTCGATCGATCTGGAGTCGGAATTCGACAATTCTATGCGTGACGAAGGTCATCCCGAGACAGATAATCACTTGGCAAGGTAAGTGACCTAACTAACGAGAACAAACCAGTCCATTGTTCGaaggaggcgcctggtggtttgtaGACTTTTTGAACGAATTGAAATAGTGTTGATATCTGGCATGACGGCCAACCGTAAAGGATGTTTCAAACGAGAATATCAACGCACAGAACATGGCTAGTGTTTTCGTTCGAGAAAGCTGTTCCTGCCATCTTAAACGAGTAAATCACGATCCAGCAGGAAACTCACAAACACTTGCGATGACATCAACGCTTTCAACGCAGCGCAGAGAATACAGTGTTGTGCATAACAACACagcaggaaaataaaagatcgtacacaaaacatacacaaaagCTAATACAGAACAGATGATCGAACATGAAACGTACGGTCGACGATTGGACGAGTCGAATCGACCTCACGCTAATTATTTGACCCAACATTGTGTCTGAATTGTATCATCCATCGATTCTATTAGtaacaaataatcaaattattgGACACGAGCGCATCCAGACAAAACTACTTTGAAAAACTTCATTATCCATTTTAACATTCTGTTCATTGAGCCAGAAACATAATTGCATAAATAATtgcataaatataaaaaaaaatcaaaacaaactactTACCGCTCAGCAATTCACATTCAAGTGGTTGATAACACTCCTTTCCACTTATCACCGTAGCGATCCGCTTCCGCGCCTGGAGCACTATCGAATGTCGCAGAAAGCCATTCGGCGTCCCTCGATAGGGGAACTGCACGGTGACCTGGACGAGCAGAGTTCGGTAAGTACTTTCCCTGGTTTTGACCTCCTTCACGGCCACGATGCTGTCACTTGAACTCTCAACCGATCACCCTCCTTCCGTGTAGGTGTCGAACGACAAGAATGACCAGCCGACGGGGGGCGGGGGACACGGAACGCGCTTTGGCTGGATACAGGGTGTGTTGATTCCGTGCCTGCTGAACATTTGGGGCGTAATGCTGTTTCTGCGGCTCAGCTGGATTGTGGCGCTGGCGGGTGTTCTGGAGACGCTGCTTATCATCGGCCTGTCGTACGTGGTGTGCGTCATCACGACCCTCTCGCTGTCGGCCATCTGCACCAATGGGCAGGTGAAGGGCGGTGGTATCTACTACCTGATCTCTCGCTCGCTCGGGCCCGAGTTTGGCGGTGCGGTGGGCATCGTGCTTGCGTTTGCCAACTCCGTCGCGGCATCGATGAACACGATCGGGTTCTGTAACTCACTGAACCAGCTGCTAGGTAAACAAGGGGCAATCGGGCACTTGACGGCGGGTCTTTTTAATCCATTCCATCCATGTGTTTTGTAGCGAGTTTCGGGGTAAAAATTGTCGATGGAGGACTGAACGACGTGCGCATCGTTGGCACGATCACGATCatcgtgatggtggtgatctGCACCGTCGGCATGGATTGGGAGATAAAGGTGCAGAACTTTCTCGTGCTAGCTATCGTGATCGCCATCGGAAACTTTGTCGTCGGGGTGTTCGTCGGCCCCAGGACGGACGAACAGCTCGGGAAGGGTTTCTCGGGGTTGTCGGGCGATCGGCTGCTGGCTAACCTTGGCCCAGATTATCGCTACAGCGAGGGGATCGAGCAGAACTTCTTCAGCGTATTTGGTATCTTCTTCCCGAGCGTGACGGGTGTTCAGGCTGGAGCGAACATCTGTGGCGAGCTGAAGGATCCAGCTACAGCCATACCAAAGGGTACGCTGCTGGCGCTACTCATATCCGGTGTGTCTTATGTGTTGTTTGTGCTGCTTGCCGGTTCCGCAAGTCATCGCGATGCCACGGGTAGTCTGGAGGATCTAGTGAATGGGACATTCGTTGACCGTTGCCGGCGAGCGCTGACCACCGACGAACCGTGCCAGTACGGGCTGCACAACGACTACACCGTAATGCAACTGATGGCCGTTTCGGGGCTCCTTATCTACGCTGGTTGTTTCGCGGCCACTCTCTCGACCGCACTGACAAACCTCTTGTCGGTGCCACGGATCATTCAGGCGCTTGGAACCGATCGGCTCTACCCAGGCCTGATGTTCTTCGCTCGAGGATACGGCAAACGTCAAGAACCATACCGGGCGTATGCGCTGGTGCTCGCTGTTTCCGTCCTATTCGTACTGCTGGCGAAACTGAATCTAATCGCGCCTCTTATCACCAACTTCTACCTAGCGTCGTATGCCTTGATCAACTTCTGCACGTTTCACGCGGCCACGGTGAAACCGATCGGATGGCGTCCAACCTTCCGATTCTACCACCCTTGGGTGAGCCTGTTCGGAACGGTCCTGTGCGTGCTGATCGCCTTCCTGATCGACATCATCTCGACCGGTGTTACGATGGTGCTGATCACGGTACTTCACCTGACCGTGTTTTACCGTAAACCAAACGTTAACTGGGGCTCGACGACACAAGCACAGACGTACAAGTCTGCCCTTTCGGCCGCCTTCCGCCTGCAGTGCGTCGGCGATCACGTCAAGAACTATCACCCGTCGGTGCTGGTGTTGGCTGGGAAGGCATCCGCCCGACCACCGCTTATCGATCTGGCACATCAAATCACCAAAGGGCAGGCTCTGATGATCGTTGGTGACGTAGTGCCGAATCGTCTTTCCCATCGACGGCGAGAGCTGAGGGCTGTCGATAGCCAACGGTTCCTGAGGGAGCGCCATATCCGTGCGTTTTACCAGCAGCTCGATGGGATCGGATTTGGTGAGGGCGCGCGAGCGCTCATTCAGACTGCTGGCGTGGGGAAGCTTGCGCCAAACATTGCACTGATCGGGTACAAGTCCGACTGGATGCGGTGTTCCTTGGTGGACCTACAAACTTACTACAACGTGCTGAAGTGAGAATCTGCAATACAATAGAACGTCAGTTCGTGGGACAACTTACCAAAAAACATGTATTCCTCCTTTTCATAGTGACGTTTTCGACAACCGGATGGCGCTCGCTATTCTAAGGCTCCCCAATGGGCTAGACCTTACGCACCTTACTAACGAGCCCGGACCGGATGACAATCGCACGATGAGCGCCAACGAGTCCTTCGCTAGCCTACAGCACTTCACCGGCAATGTGTCCCCACGAAAGGCAATGAAGTGGCCGCGCAAGATTTCAATCATGAATAGCGAGGGCAGCCCGTCGAGAACTAGCCGTGAAAGCGTCCCATCAGTCTCACGGAGTGGTTCCTGGATACCGCGCGAGCTGCTCGaccgcttgcaagtgttcCGGCGCAAACAGGCCTCCGGAACCATCGACGTCTGGTGGCTGTACGACGATGGTGGGCTGACGATGCTAATTCCGCACATCCTGTCGCTCCGATCGAAGTGGGCGCTGTGTAAAGTGCGCGTATTCGCCCTCACCAACAGGCAGAGTGCGCTAGAAGAGGACCGCAAAAAGTAAGTGACAACCAGAAAAGAACGTGAAGTGTGAAAAGGTGTGCGTAACCACTATTGCTTTTTTCCGTCAGTATGGCCAACCTTCTTGCGAAACTACGCATCGAATACGCCTCGCTTACCATGTTGCCGAATGTGGCGAAGCTTCCCCGGCCGGACACGGTCGCCATGCATCGACAGTTGTTGAAACATTTCGAACCATTCCCGATGCAGCTCAACCCACCAGAACTGAGCAATACGGAGCGGGCAGCGATGGACGTAAAAACTAACCGGCAGCTACGCCTACGCGAAATGATCCTGGAACACTCGCCGGAAGCGGCACTGATCGTTATGTCGATGCCCATGCCTCGATTGGTGAGCCCCACTTGAAAGACCAACTCAAAGTACGTTTATTGATATGCTTTTATCTTCGCCAGGGAACTGTGTCCGCTCCACTCTACATGTCCTGGCTGGAGATGCTTACCAAGGATATGCCCCCGATGCTGCTGGTACGAGGTAACCAAACGTCGGTACTCACGTTTTATTCGTAAGAagtggggtccgcgacagccgagcggtagcgcctgttagaaaatcggcccatgagcgccggggcttatcacctcgacggcgtgggttcgaatcccaaccgagaccgggccCTCCTCCCCTCTACGAGAGGacaaacaagtctcgtaagcccttaacgggtaggcatgaccaagaggtcgttacgccaaaaagTGAAAACTCTTTCAATAAAGAAACAGATTTTATAGCAGAACAGAAGAGAATCAAGaaattataaatatataataaaaccCCTAGTTGGAAtaattttttccactttccggCACTATTCGTGATACAACAAATAAATACGCCAAACACGTACGCACCAAACTACAGAGAGAGACATTATTgatcaaatttattatttttacactTTTATCTTAATCTCGCGCGGATTGAACTCTATGAGAAAAGTACACTCGCTATTGTAATTTAGTCGCGTTTTTACATCGATATTGCATCCAACAAATgcctttttcattcaaaaatgaacaaaaaataatgtgtTCTTCCAATTGCCGAAAGATGCCATTATTCCAACATTTTCATCCATCCAAAGAACACACAAATAGTACGTTCGTTTTGGGTTCGTTTTTTGCTACAGCTCAACTAAATTAAAACCGGAAATTGTCGGTAATGTAGGAATGAAAAAGGCATTTGTGGAACTTCTACCGATGGAATAACGCccgatattattttttaatttatgaacGGAAGTGGTAAGGGGTTTACAAACTAATGATTTACAGGAACCGGTTTTGGCCACTAACCGTCCCGCAAATGCTAGTGTTCTAGTTACGTCACTCCAACTCAACTGAAACATTTGCTCTACGACCGTCGACTACCCCGAAGGCCGTGCCTAGAACTCACAGCTACATCTCGGCGCCGCATCGACTCATCCCCCCCAATGCCATCCTCGTTCCGACGGCCGTCTACTCGTGAGTGGGACGATTTACGATGGTGTTCCCGGCTACGACTTCGCTGGCGCGGCGCAAGCCGTCCTTTCCCTACCGGAGACCGGGGGGCACGACCTCCATCGATACTACGTTGGGTCTCCTGCGAGCGCCCTCTTGTGATCCCTGCCGCAGACGACGCCTGTCTGGAAGCCATTCGGGCGCGCTTTTCTTCCAACACACCGTCGTCGGGACGGGCCGCGCTAGTCTCGTGTGGTCTTCTTCTGTCCAACCCATCCGTCCCATCGGGCTTTCGTCGATGCCGCCGGTCTGGACTGTCGGGAGATTTCGGTCGAGTGCGTGATGCGGGACGAGCACGTCTTGGATTCTCTGCTTCGCTGCTACTACCACTGCTGCTTCCACTTGAGTCTTCCTGCGATTCGGACGAGGAAGGCGTACGAGGTGGTTTCCGTGGTTCGCCATTAAAACGTCCCGAACGCTGCTGCGCCTCCCGTCGCGAAGACTCCCGTTGATCGGGAGACTTGCCTTCACGTCTGCGGTgtactggtggtggtggtggtgttgttggcGGACGAATTTCCCTGCGCTTATGCCCGTTGCCGTGTGAGGCTGGTTCTGGATTTGTATGGTTTCTCGTACGCCTCTCGGGCACCTTACGACGATCATTCTGACGCTCCTCATCATCTTCGTCACTGTCTTCTTCGtcatcctcgtcgtcgtcatcctcctcatcatcatcctcttcctcctcgtcatcgtcgtcgtcttcctcTTTATGATCCTCGGCCTCCTTAGCGCGGCGCTTCTTTTTCTCCCGTTCCTTGCGCACTTGCAGCTCCCTCTCCATTTGCTGTCGCAGCAGCCGCTCACGCACTTCCTCTTCGATTTCCTTTGTACTTTTAGAACCGAGCGTATCCGTTCGCACAATGATGCGATGTTTTTTGAACGATTCCGATACGACCGCCGGCTCCTCGTCTTCATCCCGGACGTTTCCGATGAGTGCACCCCCATTGTTATGCTCGGGAATGAACGGTGGTTCTGGTGGTGGCGGTAATTCGGGCGGTGATCTAGGCCCTATAGGACCCGGGATGAAGGGTTCTTCCTCCTGCTGATCCGGTTCGTTTGGCGCCTTAGGCTCAGCGGAGTCAGCACGCCGTGGCCGAGGGGAACGATGCCTTCGTGAAGATCGGTGTTTGTAGTTGGAGCGGGAACGCGAGTGCGACTTTGAACGGGAACGCGACCGGGAGTGGGAACGCGATCTGGTAGAGCCCCGAATGGTTGAAACCAAGTTTTTCGACGTCGGTTTCGACAATTGCACGGCAGGCTTCTTCGATCGCTCATCCGAGCGGGTGCGTGATCGAGAGCGGGTGCGTTTGCTCCGATGGTGGCTGTGCGAACGGGACCGCGATTTTGACCTACTACGGCTACGGTGCTCCGATTTGGACTTTCGGGAGCGTGAGCGCGATCGTGATCTGGAAGTCGTTCGGGAACTGGAACGCGAACGATGGCTGCGACTTCTACGACTGCGGCTTCGGCTGCGGCTTCTGCTACGGCTACTTCTCGAGCGTGACCGACGGCTTCGGCTTCGACTTGACCGCCGTCGATGCCGTGACCGGGATCGTGAGCGCGAATACGATCGACTACCCGTTCGGACGTAACCATCGTAATCGTCGCCACCACGGCCTCCCCGATAGTAGTCGTATCCGCCGCGGCCACGATAACCGCTGCCACGACCTCGCAAAACACCACCCGGACCACCGCGAGGATAGCGTGGTGGACCTCTGGTGGCCGTTCGGAACGGGCCTCGGTATGCCATCGAGCTCGCGTAGTACTGCGCATAGAACGGATCGTAAGCGTACGGGTAGCTCATACCGGCCGTCCAGTCCATCCCAGGGTACATGGCCGTCGGAGGATAGGCTGCTGCGGGATGCATCGGTGGTCCGTAACCCATTGCGCTTCGATCGTACGGCATGCCCTGAGCCGAAGGATACGGAGCCGAAGGATGTTGTTGCGCTTGAGGACCGTCCCGATTTTCTCGCTTTATTTTCTCCTCACCAGATAGCGGTTCCTCTTCCTCGTTCGACGATTCTTCCGAAGAGGACACATCCGAGTCACCGGACTTCTTGGAGGATGCCCGCGACTTGCGTTTCTTCTTCACCTTCGTCTGGGGCGTATCGCTAAGGATTGCATCGTCCGAGCTGATCGTGTTGATGCTCGGCGAACGGGACCGTTCCACCTTCACGCCGAGTCCCgaactaagcaccttcttcagcACACTGCCATCCTTGGCCTGTTTCAAACGCACCCGCATCCTTTCCAGCTCCTTTTCCTGCGTAGCTTTCAGCTTGTTTGCCTTCTTCTTACGATCCTGCGTCGATGAAACGCTTACGTTATCATTCCCTTCGCCATCGCTCGATATGAggcttttttgtttccctttctcGAGAGAGTGTTTCATCTGACGgggtgggaaataaaataagacaTTTTGAAACCCATTCTTTCCTGTGTAAatatggaatggaaaaagcgCTAACCTTCATGCGTTCGAATAATGCATCCAATAGACGGATGCTCTCTAGCTTACGCTGCGCTTCGAGCAACTTTTTCTCCTCCAGCCTTATCTTTTGACTGATCTCATCCGACTCCTTTTGGCGTAATTTTTGCAGATGTTTTTCCTTACGCCGTTGTTCCCGCTGCAACTGCAACTCGATTTCGGCTTgacgcttttcttccttttgctttCTGCATGCGAAAACACACATGTGCATTAGTAATTCATTTGATTAACAAAAAATGTCTGTACGGTTGTAGAAAAGATAAATCAGAAACTAAAACATAATACTCTGGTAAAGTGGTAATATATCATCCAAACCTTTCCAGCTCCTTGCGCGCCTCCTCCTCAGCCAATCGTTTTTTCTCCTGTTCCTCCTTCTCCCGATCGACAGCGATCAAACGATCGCGTACGACCTGACGTTTCTTCACCGACGCGTCGCTTAGATGCTTGGTCTGATCGAAGTCCACCGCAATCGTAACCGCCAGGTTACGTTCGCCCTCCTTGCGCACCAGCTTCATGCCACGAAACTCGTCCATCGCCTTCACAAACCCGACGTATTCGGAAAACTGCACGTACCTACACCCGGTGTGATTGCAGTTGTggaagaaagcaaacaaacggagACAAAaaaggagagaagaaaaagaacaaacacatTGCGAAACGGAGACCAACAACTTGGACGAACtttaaacacacgcacacacgatcGACAGACGATTGGTTCTTTATGTAAAATCAACCGCTCCATCATCCTGCGTCCCAAAATCATTCATATACTATCAGCTGCCCTGCCAGGCGTAACATACCCTTCGAAGTACATCTCCTGGTCGAAGCTAAACTTCTTCATACCGGACATGTGCGCTTTCATCTGCGACCGGTACGGATCGCAGATCGGTATGTCCACCGCGCGCACCTCACCGAACTTCTCGAAGATGCGCTTGAAGATGTTCTCACTCGGTTTGGCGTTGTCGTCGTTTTCGGCGTGCCGTGGGCAGAACCACTTGATCGGCAGGTTGCTGAAATGGATCGTATCGGGCCGCTCGCCCGCCTTCATCTCGTCCATGTTGCGGGCATCGCGGAAAAACGAATCCCAATCGTGCCGGGTCGGGAAATCGTCCTTCGCCTCCGATGCTCGCACCTTCACCGATTCGTCAAACCCGGCCAACCGCAACGGGCGA from Anopheles coustani chromosome 3, idAnoCousDA_361_x.2, whole genome shotgun sequence harbors:
- the LOC131272489 gene encoding bumetanide-sensitive sodium-(potassium)-chloride cotransporter-like, whose product is MVWSHRFPLTSFIDRMVSAVRRVKTVQPDATDSKTDHIVHPKPTEAHTTTLPKVAIFTVEGEPTEQEWTSIDLESEFDNSMRDEGHPETDNHLASDPLPRLEHYRMSQKAIRRPSIGELHGDLDEQSSVSNDKNDQPTGGGGHGTRFGWIQGVLIPCLLNIWGVMLFLRLSWIVALAGVLETLLIIGLSYVVCVITTLSLSAICTNGQVKGGGIYYLISRSLGPEFGGAVGIVLAFANSVAASMNTIGFCNSLNQLLASFGVKIVDGGLNDVRIVGTITIIVMVVICTVGMDWEIKVQNFLVLAIVIAIGNFVVGVFVGPRTDEQLGKGFSGLSGDRLLANLGPDYRYSEGIEQNFFSVFGIFFPSVTGVQAGANICGELKDPATAIPKGTLLALLISGVSYVLFVLLAGSASHRDATGSLEDLVNGTFVDRCRRALTTDEPCQYGLHNDYTVMQLMAVSGLLIYAGCFAATLSTALTNLLSVPRIIQALGTDRLYPGLMFFARGYGKRQEPYRAYALVLAVSVLFVLLAKLNLIAPLITNFYLASYALINFCTFHAATVKPIGWRPTFRFYHPWVSLFGTVLCVLIAFLIDIISTGVTMVLITVLHLTVFYRKPNVNWGSTTQAQTYKSALSAAFRLQCVGDHVKNYHPSVLVLAGKASARPPLIDLAHQITKGQALMIVGDVVPNRLSHRRRELRAVDSQRFLRERHIRAFYQQLDGIGFGEGARALIQTAGVGKLAPNIALIGYKSDWMRCSLVDLQTYYNVLNDVFDNRMALAILRLPNGLDLTHLTNEPGPDDNRTMSANESFASLQHFTGNVSPRKAMKWPRKISIMNSEGSPSRTSRESVPSVSRSGSWIPRELLDRLQVFRRKQASGTIDVWWLYDDGGLTMLIPHILSLRSKWALCKVRVFALTNRQSALEEDRKNMANLLAKLRIEYASLTMLPNVAKLPRPDTVAMHRQLLKHFEPFPMQLNPPELSNTERAAMDVKTNRQLRLREMILEHSPEAALIVMSMPMPRLGTVSAPLYMSWLEMLTKDMPPMLLVRGNQTSVLTFYS
- the LOC131258795 gene encoding A-kinase anchor protein 17A isoform X2; this encodes MEKMRQMILPDRFSLLKVSKSTVGFIRFEGELEDRGKLKAVLSRLDGRPLRLAGFDESVKVRASEAKDDFPTRHDWDSFFRDARNMDEMKAGERPDTIHFSNLPIKWFCPRHAENDDNAKPSENIFKRIFEKFGEVRAVDIPICDPYRSQMKAHMSGMKKFSFDQEMYFEGYVQFSEYVGFVKAMDEFRGMKLVRKEGERNLAVTIAVDFDQTKHLSDASVKKRQVVRDRLIAVDREKEEQEKKRLAEEEARKELERKQKEEKRQAEIELQLQREQRRKEKHLQKLRQKESDEISQKIRLEEKKLLEAQRKLESIRLLDALFERMKMKHSLEKGKQKSLISSDGEGNDNVSVSSTQDRKKKANKLKATQEKELERMRVRLKQAKDGSVLKKVLSSGLGVKVERSRSPSINTISSDDAILSDTPQTKVKKKRKSRASSKKSGDSDVSSSEESSNEEEEPLSGEEKIKRENRDGPQAQQHPSAPYPSAQGMPYDRSAMGYGPPMHPAAAYPPTAMYPGMDWTAGMSYPYAYDPFYAQYYASSMAYRGPFRTATRGPPRYPRGGPGGVLRGRGSGYRGRGGYDYYRGGRGGDDYDGYVRTGSRSYSRSRSRSRHRRRSSRSRSRRSRSRSSRSRSRSRSRSRRSRSHRSRSSSRTTSRSRSRSRSRKSKSEHRSRSRSKSRSRSHSHHRSKRTRSRSRTRSDERSKKPAVQLSKPTSKNLVSTIRGSTRSRSHSRSRSRSKSHSRSRSNYKHRSSRRHRSPRPRRADSAEPKAPNEPDQQEEEPFIPGPIGPRSPPELPPPPEPPFIPEHNNGGALIGNVRDEDEEPAVVSESFKKHRIIVRTDTLGSKSTKEIEEEVRERLLRQQMERELQVRKEREKKKRRAKEAEDHKEEDDDDDEEEEDDDEEDDDDEDDEEDSDEDDEERQNDRRKVPERRTRNHTNPEPASHGNGHKRREIRPPTTPPPPPVHRRREGKSPDQRESSRREAQQRSGRFNGEPRKPPRTPSSSESQEDSSGSSSGSSSEAENPRRARPASRTRPKSPDSPDRRHRRKPDGTDGLDRRRPHETSAARPDDGVLEEKRARMASRQASSAAGITRGRSQETQRSIDGGRAPRSPVGKGRLAPRQRSRSREHHRKSSHSRVDGRRNEDGIGGDESMRRRDVAVSSRHGLRGSRRS
- the LOC131258795 gene encoding A-kinase anchor protein 17A isoform X1, with product MIQTIQDVNDCVPLYLPHSLYLKPLAKFNISVALPATITGKTISNFDVMEKMRQMILPDRFSLLKVSKSTVGFIRFEGELEDRGKLKAVLSRLDGRPLRLAGFDESVKVRASEAKDDFPTRHDWDSFFRDARNMDEMKAGERPDTIHFSNLPIKWFCPRHAENDDNAKPSENIFKRIFEKFGEVRAVDIPICDPYRSQMKAHMSGMKKFSFDQEMYFEGYVQFSEYVGFVKAMDEFRGMKLVRKEGERNLAVTIAVDFDQTKHLSDASVKKRQVVRDRLIAVDREKEEQEKKRLAEEEARKELERKQKEEKRQAEIELQLQREQRRKEKHLQKLRQKESDEISQKIRLEEKKLLEAQRKLESIRLLDALFERMKMKHSLEKGKQKSLISSDGEGNDNVSVSSTQDRKKKANKLKATQEKELERMRVRLKQAKDGSVLKKVLSSGLGVKVERSRSPSINTISSDDAILSDTPQTKVKKKRKSRASSKKSGDSDVSSSEESSNEEEEPLSGEEKIKRENRDGPQAQQHPSAPYPSAQGMPYDRSAMGYGPPMHPAAAYPPTAMYPGMDWTAGMSYPYAYDPFYAQYYASSMAYRGPFRTATRGPPRYPRGGPGGVLRGRGSGYRGRGGYDYYRGGRGGDDYDGYVRTGSRSYSRSRSRSRHRRRSSRSRSRRSRSRSSRSRSRSRSRSRRSRSHRSRSSSRTTSRSRSRSRSRKSKSEHRSRSRSKSRSRSHSHHRSKRTRSRSRTRSDERSKKPAVQLSKPTSKNLVSTIRGSTRSRSHSRSRSRSKSHSRSRSNYKHRSSRRHRSPRPRRADSAEPKAPNEPDQQEEEPFIPGPIGPRSPPELPPPPEPPFIPEHNNGGALIGNVRDEDEEPAVVSESFKKHRIIVRTDTLGSKSTKEIEEEVRERLLRQQMERELQVRKEREKKKRRAKEAEDHKEEDDDDDEEEEDDDEEDDDDEDDEEDSDEDDEERQNDRRKVPERRTRNHTNPEPASHGNGHKRREIRPPTTPPPPPVHRRREGKSPDQRESSRREAQQRSGRFNGEPRKPPRTPSSSESQEDSSGSSSGSSSEAENPRRARPASRTRPKSPDSPDRRHRRKPDGTDGLDRRRPHETSAARPDDGVLEEKRARMASRQASSAAGITRGRSQETQRSIDGGRAPRSPVGKGRLAPRQRSRSREHHRKSSHSRVDGRRNEDGIGGDESMRRRDVAVSSRHGLRGSRRS